A portion of the Brevundimonas pondensis genome contains these proteins:
- a CDS encoding beta-lactamase hydrolase domain-containing protein, producing MKPLNEVTFVAGQISADDLSDAALAQVKLVVNHRTPHEEPGQPDSAEMTEITARAGMRYVEIPVAGLPDRTAVERTLAAMDSLAPGERILLFCRSGMRSTAAWAMAERLRGAAPDDLRAAALKAGYDLSRLPL from the coding sequence ATGAAGCCGCTCAACGAAGTGACGTTTGTCGCAGGCCAGATTTCGGCTGACGATCTGTCCGACGCCGCCCTGGCGCAGGTAAAACTGGTGGTCAATCACCGCACCCCGCATGAAGAGCCGGGCCAGCCCGACTCGGCGGAAATGACGGAAATCACCGCGCGCGCCGGCATGCGTTACGTGGAAATTCCGGTGGCGGGCCTGCCGGACCGGACAGCGGTGGAGCGCACGCTTGCGGCGATGGACAGCCTCGCCCCCGGAGAGCGCATCCTGCTCTTCTGTCGCTCCGGCATGCGGTCGACGGCGGCCTGGGCCATGGCTGAGCGACTGCGCGGCGCGGCCCCGGACGACCTTCGCGCCGCCGCGCTAAAGGCCGGCTACGACCTCAGCCGTCTGCCGCTTTAG
- a CDS encoding MBL fold metallo-hydrolase, with protein MIPYVRQFDFTYGRRDQVSPLIQRVIADNPGPFTFTGTGTYIVGRDMPGARVAVIDPGPEDEAHLHALLRAVKGRTVSHILVTHTHRDHAPLSRALAEAVGGAPILAARPPAQATHASTAMDEEDDDAFAPDILLSGGEMIEGDGWTIEALATPGHTSNHMAFVLRDENALFSGDHVMGWSTTVVAPPDGDMTAYMDSLDRVLARGFSTIWPTHGPAITQVAPFLKAYRDHRLEREAQICARLAAGDETIADMVPALYAAVDQRLWPAASLSVLSHLIKLVKEGRVSADPEPAMTARYRLID; from the coding sequence GTGATCCCCTATGTTCGACAGTTCGACTTCACCTACGGCCGTCGCGATCAGGTCTCGCCCCTGATCCAGCGAGTCATCGCCGACAATCCGGGGCCGTTCACCTTCACCGGCACGGGAACCTATATCGTGGGCCGCGACATGCCGGGGGCCAGGGTGGCCGTAATCGACCCCGGCCCCGAGGACGAGGCGCACCTGCACGCCCTGCTGCGGGCGGTGAAGGGGCGAACCGTCAGCCATATTCTGGTGACCCACACCCACCGCGACCATGCGCCCCTGTCACGCGCCCTGGCCGAGGCGGTCGGCGGCGCGCCGATTCTGGCGGCTCGACCGCCCGCCCAGGCCACCCACGCCTCAACCGCCATGGACGAGGAGGACGATGACGCCTTTGCGCCGGATATCCTGCTGTCGGGCGGCGAGATGATCGAGGGCGACGGCTGGACCATCGAGGCCCTGGCCACGCCCGGCCACACCTCCAACCACATGGCTTTCGTACTGAGGGACGAGAACGCCCTGTTCAGCGGCGACCATGTCATGGGCTGGTCCACCACGGTCGTCGCCCCGCCTGACGGCGACATGACAGCCTATATGGACAGTCTGGACCGGGTGCTGGCGCGCGGCTTCTCGACCATCTGGCCGACGCATGGCCCGGCCATCACTCAGGTCGCGCCCTTCCTCAAGGCCTATCGCGACCACCGGCTGGAACGCGAGGCCCAGATCTGCGCGCGGCTGGCGGCGGGCGATGAAACAATAGCGGACATGGTCCCTGCCCTCTACGCCGCCGTCGATCAGCGGCTGTGGCCCGCCGCCAGCCTGTCGGTGCTGTCGCACCTGATCAAGCTGGTGAAGGAGGGACGCGTCTCCGCCGATCCCGAACCGGCGATGACCGCGCGCTATCGCCTGATCGACTAG
- a CDS encoding DUF1499 domain-containing protein, with translation MAEPTRTQARAAEIRLRWLTLAAFAAPLLVLVAVFGTRFGLWDAGFGLEVLTLKIGRMLAFAGLAAALVAVLIAFKDLRRRGAYAAVSLVVAGAAVALFAVQGQRFAVPTANDVTTDPAEAPAFSRAVLALRGGEGEGGASVACPDLVSVPRQVAPETAAAALEAAGFTVRGAAPFRADGAKEGFWFGLTYDAAIRIRPGRTDVRVAQREGVKVGDEACRLARAVTAGLQP, from the coding sequence ATGGCTGAACCGACCCGGACCCAGGCGCGCGCGGCCGAAATTCGTCTGCGCTGGCTGACGCTGGCGGCGTTTGCAGCGCCCCTACTGGTTCTGGTCGCTGTCTTCGGGACCCGGTTCGGTCTGTGGGACGCCGGTTTCGGCCTGGAAGTTCTGACGCTGAAGATCGGCCGCATGCTGGCCTTTGCAGGCTTGGCGGCGGCTCTGGTCGCGGTGCTGATCGCCTTTAAGGACCTGCGGCGGCGCGGGGCTTACGCCGCTGTGTCGCTGGTCGTGGCCGGTGCGGCCGTGGCCTTGTTTGCGGTTCAGGGACAGCGGTTCGCCGTCCCGACCGCCAATGACGTCACGACCGACCCCGCCGAGGCGCCGGCCTTCTCGCGTGCGGTTCTGGCCCTGCGCGGCGGGGAAGGCGAGGGCGGCGCGTCCGTCGCCTGTCCCGATCTGGTTTCGGTTCCCCGTCAGGTCGCGCCGGAAACAGCGGCGGCGGCGCTGGAGGCGGCGGGCTTCACCGTTCGCGGCGCCGCGCCCTTCCGTGCTGACGGGGCCAAGGAAGGCTTCTGGTTCGGTCTGACCTATGACGCCGCCATCCGCATCCGCCCCGGTCGCACCGACGTGCGTGTGGCCCAACGTGAGGGCGTCAAGGTCGGCGATGAGGCCTGCCGTCTGGCCCGCGCCGTTACAGCCGGGCTGCAGCCCTAG
- a CDS encoding long-chain-fatty-acid--CoA ligase has protein sequence MLGLMQDWPLTVDKILDHARNWHPNREVVTRSVEGPIERTTYGAIHGRAKRVSNALKAWGVQPGDRIATLAWNTADHIEAWYGIMGIGAVCHTLNPRLFPEQLVYIINHAGDRIIFVDLTFVPLLDAILPHCPSVERVVIMTDPDHMPQTKLPVVECYETVLEQSSEDVEWGGFDEQTACGLCYTSGTTGNPKGVLYSHRSNFIHTLLGLQSTVLGATPREVILPVVPMFHANAWGIAFGGPAAGSKLVMPGARMDGPAIYELLETEGVTFSAAVPTVWQGLLNHLRENKLKLSTVTRVLIGGAAVPESMIRAFHDEFGVEVLQGWGMTETSPIGTLSNMTPELAALPFEEQLKWRVKQGTPPLGVELKLKNYAGQEMPHDGSTYGRLMIKGPTIARAYFRDEGGEILDTEGFFDTGDVSTIDDHGFMQITDRAKDVIKSGGEWISSIEIENLAVGHPKVALAAVIGAAHPKWDERPVLLIKLKEGEAENKQEHLDFLQGKIAKWWMPDDVVFLADIPLGATGKIDKKLLREQMKDYRLPTAG, from the coding sequence ATGCTGGGTTTGATGCAGGACTGGCCGCTGACGGTCGACAAGATTCTCGACCACGCCAGGAATTGGCACCCGAACCGTGAGGTCGTGACCCGTTCGGTCGAGGGGCCGATCGAGCGCACCACCTATGGCGCCATCCATGGTCGCGCCAAGCGGGTGTCGAACGCGCTGAAGGCCTGGGGCGTGCAGCCCGGCGACCGTATCGCCACCCTGGCTTGGAACACCGCCGATCATATTGAAGCCTGGTACGGCATCATGGGCATCGGCGCGGTGTGCCACACCCTGAACCCGCGCCTGTTCCCGGAACAGCTCGTCTATATCATCAACCACGCGGGCGATCGGATCATCTTCGTCGATCTGACCTTTGTACCGTTGCTGGACGCCATCCTGCCGCACTGTCCGTCGGTCGAACGCGTCGTCATCATGACCGATCCCGACCACATGCCGCAGACCAAGCTGCCGGTGGTCGAGTGCTATGAAACCGTGTTGGAACAGTCGTCCGAGGACGTGGAGTGGGGCGGCTTCGACGAACAGACCGCCTGCGGCCTGTGCTATACCTCGGGCACGACGGGGAACCCCAAGGGGGTGCTCTATTCGCACCGCTCGAACTTCATCCATACCCTGCTGGGCCTGCAGTCGACGGTCCTGGGCGCGACGCCGAGGGAAGTGATCCTGCCGGTCGTGCCCATGTTCCACGCCAACGCCTGGGGCATCGCCTTCGGCGGGCCGGCGGCGGGGTCCAAGCTGGTCATGCCGGGCGCGCGCATGGACGGACCGGCCATCTATGAGCTGCTGGAGACCGAGGGCGTCACCTTCTCGGCCGCAGTGCCGACGGTCTGGCAGGGCCTGCTGAACCATCTGCGTGAGAACAAGCTGAAGCTCTCGACCGTGACCCGCGTGCTGATCGGCGGCGCCGCCGTGCCGGAAAGCATGATCCGCGCCTTCCACGACGAATTCGGCGTCGAGGTGCTGCAGGGCTGGGGCATGACCGAGACCTCGCCTATCGGCACCCTGTCGAACATGACACCGGAGCTGGCCGCCCTGCCGTTCGAGGAACAGCTGAAGTGGCGGGTCAAGCAGGGCACGCCGCCTCTGGGCGTCGAGCTGAAGCTGAAGAACTACGCCGGACAGGAAATGCCGCACGACGGCTCGACCTATGGCCGCCTGATGATCAAGGGGCCGACCATCGCCCGGGCCTATTTCCGCGACGAAGGCGGCGAGATTCTGGACACCGAAGGCTTCTTCGACACCGGCGACGTCTCGACCATCGACGATCACGGCTTCATGCAGATCACTGACCGGGCCAAGGACGTCATCAAGTCCGGCGGCGAGTGGATCAGTTCCATCGAGATCGAGAACCTGGCTGTCGGCCATCCCAAGGTCGCCCTGGCCGCCGTCATCGGCGCGGCCCATCCGAAATGGGACGAGCGGCCGGTCCTGCTGATCAAGCTCAAGGAGGGCGAGGCCGAGAACAAACAGGAGCACCTGGACTTCCTGCAGGGCAAGATCGCCAAGTGGTGGATGCCCGACGACGTGGTCTTCCTGGCCGATATTCCCCTGGGCGCCACCGGCAAGATCGACAAGAAGCTGCTGCGCGAGCAGATGAAGGATTACCGTCTGCCGACCGCAGGCTGA